In Acidobacteriota bacterium, one DNA window encodes the following:
- a CDS encoding HAMP domain-containing sensor histidine kinase, with the protein MTTHGAAWGWELNVPLACGLSPLYFAGWKAGEGYVLVASLSRRGLARRGESLLAEAPPEGYLVALALAGEAVRETARAAGDSFIYDDLTRLNNELADLQREVARKNAELLRLNEEKNRFLGMAAHDLRGPLSTILAYSRFLLEEDPPPEEEERRAFLKTIQGVSRLMLVLVEDLLDVAKIEAGRLDLNCEPTDLALLTAGCCAQQNALSAGKGVRIEVEAGRGLPLLDLDRPRFSQVLHNLLSNAVKFSHPGSLVVVSLQREGDFVVLAVRDRGVGIPVQDLDRLFRPFGRTGAKAPGGEKSTGLGLAIVHKIVEAHGGAVEARNNDPGPGATFTVRLPLKKD; encoded by the coding sequence ATGACAACGCATGGAGCCGCCTGGGGGTGGGAACTGAACGTCCCCCTTGCCTGCGGCCTTTCTCCCTTGTACTTTGCGGGCTGGAAGGCCGGGGAGGGCTACGTTCTGGTGGCGTCGCTCTCGCGCCGGGGGTTGGCACGCCGGGGCGAATCCCTCCTCGCCGAGGCGCCTCCGGAAGGGTACCTGGTGGCGCTGGCGCTGGCCGGGGAGGCCGTCCGGGAGACGGCGAGAGCGGCAGGCGACTCCTTCATCTATGACGACCTCACGCGCCTCAACAACGAACTCGCGGACCTGCAACGCGAAGTGGCGCGCAAGAACGCCGAACTCCTTCGTCTCAATGAGGAAAAGAACCGCTTCCTTGGAATGGCGGCCCATGACCTTCGAGGGCCCCTCTCCACCATCCTCGCCTACAGCCGATTTCTCCTGGAGGAGGACCCGCCACCTGAGGAGGAGGAGCGGCGCGCCTTTCTGAAAACCATCCAGGGGGTGAGCCGGCTCATGCTGGTCCTGGTCGAGGACCTCCTCGATGTGGCCAAGATCGAGGCCGGACGGCTCGACCTGAATTGCGAGCCCACGGACCTCGCTCTCCTCACGGCTGGATGCTGTGCCCAACAGAACGCCCTGTCCGCGGGAAAGGGAGTCCGCATTGAAGTGGAAGCGGGCCGGGGCTTGCCCCTCCTGGACCTCGATCGGCCCCGCTTCTCCCAGGTCCTGCACAATCTACTGTCCAACGCCGTCAAGTTCTCCCACCCGGGTTCCTTGGTGGTCGTCTCCCTGCAAAGAGAAGGAGATTTCGTGGTCCTGGCCGTGCGGGACCGGGGAGTGGGCATTCCGGTCCAGGACTTGGATCGCCTGTTTCGTCCCTTCGGCCGCACCGGCGCCAAGGCCCCCGGGGGGGAGAAGAGCACGGGGCTGGGTCTGGCCATCGTCCACAAGATCGTGGAGGCCCACGGAGGCGCCGTCGAGGCCCGCAACAACGACCCCGGTCCTGGTGCGACCTTCACCGTGAGGCTGCCGCTGAAAAAAGACTGA
- a CDS encoding PAS domain S-box protein, with amino-acid sequence MKNRTVDADIFRDLVESAEDLIALFDADGRFLTVNAAGVAFLGCSDPEEVVGRPLSDFLHPKYREEWRPVVERVLREGRAESLVCVKTAKGDTRLLSCLSTRKEVAPSGFLVRTTARDVSRFKRAESALMEGVRSYRALFDAVSDALYVQDREGRFLDVNRGAVAMYGYAREEFLGRTPDFLSAPGRNDLEALKHRLRAAFAGQTQVFEWWGIRKNGEVFPKEVVLNPAVYFGQEAVIASARDVTLRHRSEEALRRSREFVDRLLETSPVGITVVDRSGQITFANAAAERILGLNRSAIASRRYDAPEWQITAPDGGPFPAEELPFLKVMRTGEAVTDVRHAVIHPDGRRAVLSINAAPLKEPSREVVGMVAALSDVTQGEEILAELREARERLANLFENVRHVYFSVEMPSWRMLQISSAFERVFGVPWYDAWGRPGLWMERVQLEDREAVKAYRIGLGKGESADAVYRILREDGEVRWLHERAVPVKDERGRILRLDGIVEDVTEGVRLRELESRAQEAEVVRLLSRGLAHEVRNPLFAIQLNLKLVERYLRDDPEGRTAMGHVASHVARLNDVMRDVIELGRPSLSGRELFAPGDALLAALEALEGEFPEPCRRLRVSLPPCEGRAAGEPAKIVRALEHLLRNAFESGGPPEAVTVACRCGDRCEIRIQDAGGGIPEAVQASLFNPFVTTKVGHRGLGLALARHFVDLHGGYLTACGLADRSGALLTLVLPLGEAASERSGADGSPAEPGNRSPDT; translated from the coding sequence ATGAAGAATCGAACGGTCGATGCCGACATTTTTAGGGACCTCGTGGAGAGCGCGGAAGACCTGATCGCGCTCTTCGACGCCGACGGCCGCTTCCTGACGGTGAACGCGGCGGGGGTGGCCTTCCTGGGGTGCTCCGATCCGGAGGAGGTGGTGGGGCGGCCCCTTTCCGACTTTCTGCATCCGAAGTACCGGGAAGAGTGGCGGCCGGTGGTGGAGCGCGTCCTTCGCGAGGGACGTGCGGAAAGCCTGGTCTGCGTGAAGACCGCCAAAGGGGATACGCGACTGCTCTCGTGCCTGAGCACGCGCAAGGAAGTGGCCCCGTCCGGTTTCCTGGTCCGAACGACGGCGCGGGACGTGTCCCGGTTCAAGCGGGCCGAAAGCGCCCTGATGGAGGGGGTCCGCAGTTACCGCGCGCTCTTCGACGCCGTGAGCGACGCTCTGTACGTGCAGGACCGGGAGGGGCGCTTTCTCGACGTGAATCGGGGCGCGGTGGCCATGTACGGCTACGCGAGGGAGGAGTTCCTCGGGCGCACGCCCGACTTCCTCTCGGCTCCGGGACGGAACGACCTGGAGGCGCTCAAGCACCGCCTCCGTGCGGCCTTTGCGGGCCAGACGCAGGTCTTCGAGTGGTGGGGGATTCGGAAGAACGGCGAGGTCTTTCCCAAAGAGGTGGTTCTCAACCCCGCGGTGTACTTCGGACAGGAGGCGGTCATCGCGTCGGCCCGCGACGTGACCCTGCGTCACAGGTCGGAAGAGGCCCTTCGCCGCAGCCGGGAGTTCGTGGACCGCCTCCTGGAGACCTCGCCCGTGGGGATCACCGTCGTGGACCGTTCGGGCCAGATCACCTTCGCGAACGCGGCGGCCGAACGCATCCTGGGCCTGAACCGCTCCGCCATCGCATCACGCCGGTACGACGCTCCCGAATGGCAGATCACGGCGCCCGACGGGGGGCCCTTCCCCGCGGAGGAACTGCCCTTCCTGAAGGTCATGCGGACCGGGGAGGCGGTCACCGACGTGCGCCACGCCGTCATCCATCCCGACGGCCGCCGCGCCGTCCTGTCCATCAACGCGGCCCCCCTCAAGGAGCCCTCGCGGGAGGTCGTGGGCATGGTGGCGGCCCTGAGCGACGTCACCCAGGGGGAAGAGATCCTGGCCGAACTGCGCGAGGCCCGCGAACGCCTCGCCAACCTCTTCGAAAACGTCCGCCACGTGTACTTCTCGGTGGAGATGCCCTCCTGGAGAATGTTGCAGATCTCTTCCGCCTTCGAGCGCGTGTTCGGAGTTCCGTGGTACGACGCCTGGGGAAGGCCCGGTCTGTGGATGGAGCGGGTCCAACTCGAAGATCGGGAGGCCGTGAAAGCCTACCGCATAGGTTTGGGGAAGGGGGAATCGGCCGACGCCGTCTACCGGATTCTGCGGGAGGATGGGGAAGTCCGCTGGCTCCACGAGCGGGCCGTGCCGGTGAAGGACGAGAGAGGCCGCATCCTCCGCCTGGACGGCATCGTCGAGGACGTTACCGAGGGAGTCCGCCTGCGGGAGCTGGAGTCGCGCGCCCAGGAGGCGGAGGTGGTGCGCCTCCTTTCCCGGGGCCTCGCCCACGAAGTGCGCAACCCGCTCTTCGCCATCCAGTTGAACCTCAAGCTCGTGGAACGGTACCTGAGAGACGACCCCGAAGGCCGGACGGCCATGGGCCATGTCGCCTCCCACGTGGCGCGACTCAATGACGTCATGCGGGACGTGATCGAATTGGGGCGCCCCTCCCTGAGCGGGCGCGAGCTCTTCGCGCCCGGGGACGCCCTCCTCGCCGCCCTGGAGGCCCTGGAAGGGGAGTTCCCCGAGCCCTGCCGCCGGCTCAGGGTGAGCCTTCCTCCCTGCGAAGGGCGGGCCGCGGGCGAGCCGGCCAAAATCGTCCGGGCCCTCGAGCACCTGCTGCGCAACGCCTTCGAGTCAGGCGGCCCCCCCGAGGCCGTGACGGTCGCGTGCCGGTGCGGCGACCGTTGCGAGATCCGCATCCAGGACGCGGGAGGGGGGATCCCCGAAGCGGTCCAAGCCTCCCTGTTCAACCCCTTCGTCACCACCAAGGTGGGCCACAGGGGGCTCGGTCTGGCTTTGGCCCGCCATTTCGTGGACCTGCACGGAGGATACCTGACGGCCTGTGGACTGGCCGATCGTTCGGGCGCCCTCCTGACCCTGGTCCTCCCCCTCGGAGAGGCCGCATCCGAACGGTCAGGCGCGGACGGAAGCCCGGCGGAACCTGGAAACCGATCCCCCGATACATAG
- a CDS encoding PAS domain-containing sensor histidine kinase translates to MAVQAVLRVARRAGSRRLGGLLAAGGALALASVLLAYGRQHASSVLDLWALRLETVAAEGASGAGRVLDRWEADAVQLAGMQPLAQVLGGPARATTRQMESAGTILDMPRRGYGYEGALLLDPRGALVFASPAELATEDLLNAVRQASEAGRPRVLCQGPSGRSLIACPAPVREPSGEEGPAVRLGTAVLLADPARALFPALWRTAAIVPPARVALAEVTPEAVIVLGRMGPEEPWETEGPIPGKEARRLLPPSGPDMRGWGQTVYAVGRPIAGTPWSCVAYVGRSEILRESRMQWAAGAAAAFALYLCILFVLYALSHRREMAHLRRLAETERRHATLLSNLPGIAYRCANDPQWTMEFVSEGCLDLTGYLAKQLVGNAEVAFGDLIHPEDRNQVWEGIQEALRSDRRFTLAYRIRTRDGRIKYVWEQGTGLRGPSGQVEALEGFITDVSPKVEAEERLRTAQEELGRARALEAVGLVAGGVAHEVRNPLMAIEALVAGLEKKTRGLADLSEFHQHLSEQVRRLKALMNDLLLLGKPLQSSEFKAASLNEILRQAVEQAVLGRSCGAGAVEIQVVPGDLKIHGAPLRLQQVFVNLIQNALHFSPDGAPIRVKAVSEGDQVVVTVEDRGSGIAPEVMPRLFEPFSSGRKGGTGLGLAIAKRTVEAHGGILSAANNTRDPGATFVVRLPLDGEPEKATPEPVRPKISREGLP, encoded by the coding sequence ATGGCGGTCCAGGCGGTCCTTCGAGTGGCGCGACGCGCCGGGTCCCGACGGCTCGGCGGCCTGCTGGCTGCGGGGGGGGCTCTGGCCCTCGCCTCCGTCCTGCTCGCCTACGGACGGCAGCACGCCTCTTCCGTGCTGGACCTCTGGGCCCTCCGCCTGGAGACGGTGGCCGCCGAAGGGGCTTCGGGGGCGGGCAGGGTCCTGGACCGGTGGGAGGCCGACGCCGTTCAGCTGGCCGGTATGCAGCCCCTCGCCCAGGTGCTGGGGGGGCCGGCGAGGGCCACTACACGGCAGATGGAAAGCGCCGGGACGATTCTGGACATGCCCCGCCGCGGGTACGGCTACGAAGGGGCCCTCCTTCTCGACCCCCGCGGGGCCCTGGTTTTCGCGAGCCCGGCGGAACTCGCCACAGAGGACCTGTTGAACGCGGTGCGGCAGGCGTCGGAGGCGGGGCGCCCCCGGGTCCTCTGCCAGGGTCCCTCGGGCAGGTCCCTCATCGCCTGTCCCGCGCCCGTCCGTGAACCCTCCGGAGAGGAGGGGCCCGCGGTCCGCCTCGGCACGGCGGTTCTCCTGGCCGACCCTGCCAGGGCGCTCTTTCCGGCCCTCTGGCGAACGGCGGCCATCGTTCCGCCCGCCCGCGTGGCCCTCGCCGAAGTGACGCCGGAAGCCGTAATCGTCCTCGGCCGCATGGGTCCGGAGGAGCCGTGGGAGACCGAAGGCCCGATCCCGGGAAAGGAGGCCCGCCGGCTTCTCCCGCCCTCGGGCCCCGACATGAGGGGCTGGGGGCAGACGGTGTACGCCGTGGGGAGACCCATCGCGGGCACCCCGTGGTCCTGCGTGGCGTACGTCGGGCGGAGCGAAATCCTGAGAGAGAGTCGGATGCAATGGGCCGCCGGCGCGGCCGCGGCCTTCGCCCTCTATCTGTGCATTCTCTTCGTCCTGTACGCGCTGTCGCATCGCCGGGAGATGGCCCACCTGCGGCGTCTGGCCGAGACCGAGCGCCGCCACGCCACCCTTCTATCCAATCTCCCCGGCATCGCCTACCGGTGCGCCAACGATCCCCAGTGGACGATGGAGTTCGTGAGCGAGGGCTGCCTGGACCTCACGGGTTACTTGGCAAAACAACTCGTCGGGAACGCGGAAGTGGCCTTCGGAGATTTGATCCATCCGGAGGACCGAAATCAGGTATGGGAGGGCATCCAGGAGGCTTTGCGGTCGGACAGGCGCTTCACCTTGGCCTACCGGATCCGGACGCGGGACGGGCGGATCAAATACGTCTGGGAGCAAGGAACCGGACTGCGGGGGCCCTCCGGTCAGGTGGAAGCCCTGGAGGGGTTTATCACGGACGTGAGCCCCAAGGTGGAGGCCGAGGAACGTCTGCGGACCGCCCAAGAGGAGCTCGGAAGGGCGCGCGCCCTGGAAGCCGTCGGCCTTGTCGCCGGCGGCGTGGCCCACGAAGTGCGCAACCCCCTCATGGCCATCGAGGCCCTGGTCGCGGGGTTGGAGAAGAAGACCCGGGGTCTGGCGGACCTGTCCGAATTTCATCAGCACTTGAGCGAACAGGTGCGGCGGTTGAAAGCCCTGATGAACGACCTCCTGCTCCTCGGCAAGCCCCTCCAATCCTCCGAATTCAAGGCGGCCTCCCTCAACGAGATCCTTCGCCAGGCCGTGGAGCAGGCGGTCTTGGGGCGGAGCTGTGGGGCGGGCGCCGTCGAGATCCAGGTGGTCCCCGGAGACCTCAAGATCCACGGAGCCCCGCTTCGCCTCCAGCAGGTATTCGTCAATCTGATTCAAAACGCCCTGCACTTCTCGCCGGACGGTGCCCCGATTCGGGTGAAGGCGGTGTCGGAGGGCGACCAGGTCGTCGTGACCGTGGAGGACCGCGGATCGGGCATCGCCCCCGAGGTCATGCCCCGCCTCTTCGAGCCCTTTTCCAGCGGAAGAAAAGGGGGGACCGGTTTGGGTCTGGCCATCGCGAAGAGGACCGTGGAAGCCCATGGCGGCATTCTCTCCGCGGCCAACAATACTCGAGACCCCGGAGCCACGTTCGTAGTTCGGCTCCCTCTGGACGGGGAACCCGAAAAGGCCACGCCCGAGCCGGTCCGGCCGAAAATTTCCCGGGAAGGCCTCCCATGA
- a CDS encoding ATP-binding protein, translating into MSEERKPSVLVVDDDPSVRQGLAALLRGAGYEASEADSGEACLEACLERPHDLVVLDVKLPGLSGREVCRALKASPRYGNPLVMHISAVFTSWTHAAQALEEDADDYLTHPLEPRTFLARVKALLRLRYAEDTLYAELGKRAELEAIVNRSPVVAVVWRAQPGWPVAYVSENIRQFGYEAREFMEEGLPFQVLVHPEDLGRVTAELEALRAADKEEYSQHYRILTRQGEVRFIEDRTVVRRDADGVVRFHEGLLQDVTERLRLEEERLDAETRARTLQTLWRLTQGLAHEIRNPLFAIQVNVAALEKSLSEGLEEQRALRFIKEHVSRLASLMRDVMELGHVPSPDEFVEVDLGQAIREAVGQLDSVHPGTPSRVSLPREFPSVRGIPNRLVMAFYHLLKNAEEARPGGEIRVSFSKEAERIRVRVEDEGEGIPHHLKATLFEPFVTSKTGQRGLGLTLARHYVELHGGTIEGADRDPPPGSVFTVTLPVHRRAG; encoded by the coding sequence GTGAGCGAGGAGCGGAAGCCTTCGGTCCTGGTCGTGGACGACGACCCTTCCGTCAGGCAGGGCCTGGCGGCCCTCCTGAGGGGGGCGGGCTACGAGGCTTCCGAAGCGGACTCGGGGGAGGCCTGCCTGGAGGCCTGCCTCGAGCGTCCCCACGACCTAGTGGTTCTCGACGTGAAGCTGCCCGGGCTCTCGGGCCGGGAGGTCTGCCGAGCCCTCAAGGCATCCCCGCGCTACGGGAACCCTCTCGTCATGCACATTTCGGCGGTGTTCACCTCCTGGACCCACGCGGCCCAGGCCCTCGAAGAGGACGCCGACGACTACCTCACCCACCCGTTGGAGCCGCGCACCTTCCTGGCCCGGGTCAAGGCCCTGCTGAGGCTCCGGTATGCCGAGGACACCCTCTACGCCGAACTCGGCAAGAGGGCGGAACTCGAGGCCATCGTCAACCGGAGCCCGGTGGTGGCCGTGGTCTGGCGCGCCCAGCCGGGGTGGCCCGTGGCCTACGTTTCGGAGAACATCCGGCAGTTCGGGTACGAGGCGCGCGAGTTCATGGAGGAGGGCCTGCCCTTCCAGGTCCTGGTCCACCCCGAAGACCTCGGGCGGGTGACGGCGGAGCTCGAGGCACTTCGGGCCGCAGACAAGGAGGAGTACTCCCAGCACTACCGGATTCTGACCCGCCAAGGAGAGGTCCGTTTCATCGAGGATCGAACCGTTGTGAGGCGGGACGCCGACGGGGTGGTGCGGTTCCACGAGGGGCTCCTCCAGGACGTGACGGAGCGGCTCCGCCTGGAGGAGGAGCGCCTGGACGCGGAGACCCGCGCCCGGACCCTTCAGACCCTGTGGCGCCTGACCCAGGGGCTGGCCCACGAGATCCGGAACCCCCTCTTCGCCATCCAGGTCAACGTCGCCGCCCTCGAAAAGTCGCTCAGCGAGGGGCTGGAGGAGCAGCGAGCCCTGCGCTTCATCAAGGAGCACGTTTCCCGGTTGGCTTCCCTCATGCGCGACGTGATGGAATTGGGCCACGTCCCCTCACCCGACGAATTCGTGGAAGTGGACCTGGGGCAGGCGATCCGGGAAGCCGTCGGGCAACTGGATTCGGTCCATCCCGGGACCCCTTCCAGGGTGTCCCTTCCCCGGGAATTCCCGTCCGTGAGGGGGATCCCGAACCGGCTGGTGATGGCGTTCTACCACCTGCTCAAGAACGCCGAGGAGGCGCGCCCGGGAGGGGAAATCCGAGTCTCGTTCTCGAAGGAGGCGGAACGGATCCGGGTGCGGGTCGAGGACGAAGGGGAGGGCATCCCGCACCACCTCAAAGCCACGCTCTTCGAGCCCTTCGTGACGAGCAAGACCGGACAGCGGGGGCTCGGCCTCACGCTGGCCCGCCATTACGTCGAACTGCACGGGGGAACCATCGAGGGAGCGGACCGCGATCCCCCGCCGGGGTCGGTCTTCACCGTCACGCTGCCCGTCCATCGGCGGGCCGGGTAA
- a CDS encoding response regulator — MAKCRVLLVDDEPVFLKSMAKVLGARDYEVETAEDGAAALKRMAEREFDVVVLDQRMPGMDGLTTLEHIRRDFPVVPVILLTGHAEMDTAIEAMDRGAVDYLLKPAAVEKLCERLNAALERKAVLQGMLKPEG, encoded by the coding sequence ATGGCGAAGTGCCGGGTGCTTCTCGTGGACGACGAGCCCGTCTTTCTCAAGTCCATGGCCAAGGTGCTGGGGGCCAGGGACTACGAAGTGGAGACGGCGGAGGACGGAGCGGCCGCCCTGAAACGCATGGCGGAGAGGGAGTTCGACGTCGTCGTGTTGGACCAGCGCATGCCGGGAATGGACGGCCTGACGACGCTGGAGCACATCCGGAGGGACTTCCCCGTGGTTCCCGTGATCCTCCTGACGGGCCACGCCGAAATGGACACGGCCATAGAGGCCATGGACCGGGGTGCCGTGGATTATCTCCTGAAGCCCGCCGCGGTGGAGAAGCTCTGCGAGCGCCTGAACGCGGCCCTGGAGCGAAAAGCCGTTCTCCAAGGGATGCTCAAGCCCGAGGGGTGA
- a CDS encoding PEP/pyruvate-binding domain-containing protein yields the protein MKASSPNPKSHRPHRHGVRRAVSLFVEFLEIIGLLEKVPSFESRLESLRLRYLQFRDALSANNEILALIADLETRLQERRMTGPTSLKAKAVASLTAAQRMVNALNGLSDDRYPSLRLALKRIERRLDACFGSAAEPPEAREWVLPLGRLHRSLAPWVGHKMANLGEVKNVLGLPVPEGFVVTTRAYRAVVESAVGADLFLQSGAAGGDEEMDLAARGLRAQLMAADIPRAVEKAILEAHSDLLRTVAPSFRVAVRSSALMEDSELSFAGQFDTLLDVAPPDLLDAYRRVVASLYEPRGISYRRAFGVEERDLDVAVGVMAMVEADCAGVAYSRDPLDPASTDVALHAVRGLGVALVEGRAVPEECTVHRTSGVVDRRLVPGARAANSPPLLSDREAATLATWVVRMEDHFGTPQDVEWARDREGGLWILQARPLVFPQPVRPTRPPPEGTRPILEGGETAVPGAGSGPVARVTPETDLVSFPQGAVLVSAHSSPSYVRALRRASAVVTEVGSVAGHMASLAREIGVPTLLGVPHALDRLAEGDVVTVDAGARAIYAGRVEEVLTERPDRASRPGGAGFRLLSEVSSYIVPLSLTDPRSPGFTPLACSTVHDVARYCHEKLFEEMFGINRLVGDASRQAPLLDVFLPVDLYVIDLGGGLTSPKGARRVRRSDVASPLFASLLDGMLHRGIPRGGPRALSARGFFQVVLRHGVTAPDGDASLREPCYVLVSDRYLNLAARVGYHFSAVDAYCGDFLNENYISFRFKGGAADRPRRERRVRAIAEILKALGFTVRSVNDLVDAHYQKQPREVLLSTLDRIGRLLQFMRQMDAAMESEAWVERVVNAFLEEDYGLERAMAAPRSAAGPKSPPGSPGRSGAPDL from the coding sequence ATGAAAGCGAGCTCGCCCAACCCCAAGTCCCACCGGCCGCACCGACATGGGGTCCGGCGAGCGGTCTCCCTTTTTGTGGAATTTCTGGAGATCATCGGCCTCCTCGAGAAGGTCCCCTCCTTCGAGTCCCGGCTGGAATCCCTGCGCCTCCGATACCTCCAGTTTCGCGACGCGCTTTCCGCCAACAACGAAATCCTCGCCCTCATCGCCGACCTGGAGACGCGCCTTCAAGAGCGCAGGATGACCGGACCGACATCGTTGAAGGCGAAGGCCGTGGCCTCCCTCACGGCCGCCCAGAGAATGGTCAACGCCTTGAACGGTCTTTCCGACGACCGGTACCCTTCGCTCCGGCTTGCCCTCAAGCGAATCGAGCGGCGCCTGGACGCCTGCTTCGGAAGCGCCGCGGAGCCCCCGGAAGCCAGGGAGTGGGTCCTGCCCCTTGGTCGCCTCCATCGGAGCCTCGCGCCCTGGGTGGGCCACAAGATGGCCAACCTGGGCGAAGTCAAGAACGTTCTGGGCCTGCCCGTGCCCGAAGGGTTCGTCGTGACGACCCGGGCCTACCGCGCGGTGGTGGAATCGGCGGTGGGCGCGGACCTCTTCCTCCAATCGGGAGCGGCGGGCGGGGACGAGGAGATGGATCTGGCGGCGCGCGGCCTGAGGGCCCAACTCATGGCGGCGGACATCCCCCGCGCGGTCGAGAAGGCCATCCTCGAGGCCCATTCCGACCTCCTTCGGACCGTCGCCCCTTCCTTTCGGGTCGCCGTGCGGTCCAGCGCCCTGATGGAAGACTCGGAACTCTCCTTCGCCGGACAATTCGACACCCTCCTGGACGTGGCCCCTCCCGACCTGCTCGACGCCTACCGGCGAGTGGTCGCCAGCCTGTACGAGCCGCGTGGGATCTCCTACCGCCGCGCCTTCGGCGTCGAGGAGAGGGACCTCGACGTGGCGGTGGGGGTCATGGCCATGGTCGAGGCGGATTGCGCGGGAGTGGCCTATTCCCGGGATCCCCTTGATCCGGCATCGACCGACGTGGCCCTCCACGCCGTGCGAGGCCTCGGGGTCGCACTGGTCGAGGGACGGGCCGTTCCCGAGGAGTGCACCGTCCATCGAACCTCGGGCGTCGTCGACCGCCGTCTCGTCCCCGGAGCCAGGGCCGCCAATTCGCCCCCCCTCTTGTCGGACCGCGAAGCCGCCACGCTGGCGACCTGGGTCGTCCGCATGGAGGATCACTTCGGCACGCCCCAGGATGTGGAATGGGCACGGGACCGGGAAGGCGGGCTCTGGATCCTCCAGGCCCGTCCACTGGTCTTCCCCCAACCCGTTCGCCCCACCCGCCCTCCGCCGGAGGGGACGCGGCCGATCTTGGAGGGCGGGGAGACGGCCGTACCCGGGGCGGGCTCGGGGCCGGTGGCCCGCGTGACCCCCGAGACGGACCTCGTCTCCTTTCCGCAAGGAGCCGTGCTGGTCTCCGCCCATTCCTCGCCTTCCTACGTCCGGGCCCTGCGCCGGGCTTCGGCGGTGGTCACGGAGGTGGGCAGCGTGGCGGGCCACATGGCCTCCCTCGCGAGGGAAATCGGGGTTCCCACCCTCCTGGGCGTCCCCCATGCTCTGGACAGGCTCGCCGAAGGCGACGTGGTCACGGTGGACGCCGGCGCGAGAGCCATCTATGCCGGGCGGGTGGAGGAGGTGCTGACGGAGAGGCCCGACCGCGCGTCGCGTCCCGGAGGCGCGGGCTTCCGGCTGCTGTCGGAGGTCTCGAGCTACATCGTCCCCCTCTCCCTGACCGATCCACGGTCGCCGGGCTTCACCCCCCTGGCCTGCTCCACCGTCCACGACGTCGCCCGGTACTGCCACGAGAAGCTCTTCGAGGAGATGTTCGGGATCAACCGCCTCGTGGGGGACGCAAGCCGTCAGGCGCCGCTCCTGGACGTTTTCCTTCCCGTGGACCTGTACGTCATCGACCTCGGGGGGGGCCTCACTTCACCCAAAGGCGCCCGCCGTGTCCGCCGCTCCGACGTGGCCTCCCCTCTCTTCGCGTCCCTGCTCGACGGGATGCTCCACCGCGGGATCCCTCGGGGCGGGCCGCGCGCCCTCTCGGCCAGGGGCTTCTTTCAAGTGGTCCTCCGCCACGGCGTCACCGCGCCGGATGGGGATGCATCCCTTCGCGAACCTTGCTACGTCCTCGTCTCCGACCGGTACCTCAACCTGGCGGCCCGGGTGGGGTACCACTTCAGCGCCGTGGACGCCTACTGCGGGGACTTCCTCAACGAGAACTACATTTCGTTCCGGTTCAAGGGCGGCGCCGCCGACCGGCCACGCCGGGAGCGGCGCGTTCGAGCCATCGCCGAGATCTTGAAGGCCCTCGGCTTCACCGTCCGGTCCGTCAACGACCTCGTGGACGCCCACTACCAGAAGCAGCCCCGGGAGGTCCTCCTCTCCACCTTGGACCGGATCGGCCGCCTCCTCCAGTTCATGCGCCAGATGGACGCCGCCATGGAGTCCGAAGCGTGGGTGGAGCGCGTCGTGAACGCCTTCCTGGAGGAGGATTACGGCCTGGAGAGGGCCATGGCGGCTCCCCGCAGCGCCGCGGGCCCGAAGAGCCCGCCCGGGAGCCCTGGACGAAGCGGGGCCCCGGACCTATGA
- a CDS encoding response regulator has translation MAPKILLADDERDFTETMRKILARRGYEVETAPDGAQALRVVLRGGVDVVLLDLKMPGLQGIDTLREIKRLAPEVPVVILTGHLLKSTEQEGLRLGAFAYLTKPCTLEEIVRTIEEARSGPPSEPPP, from the coding sequence ATGGCCCCGAAGATCCTCCTGGCGGACGACGAGCGGGATTTCACCGAGACCATGCGGAAGATCCTCGCCCGGAGGGGATACGAGGTGGAGACGGCCCCCGACGGGGCCCAGGCCCTGCGCGTGGTCTTGAGGGGAGGCGTGGACGTCGTCCTCCTCGACCTCAAGATGCCGGGCTTGCAGGGAATCGACACGCTGAGGGAAATCAAGCGCCTCGCCCCCGAGGTCCCCGTGGTGATCCTGACGGGCCACCTCCTCAAGTCCACGGAACAGGAGGGCCTGCGACTCGGCGCCTTCGCCTACCTCACGAAACCCTGCACCCTCGAGGAAATCGTGAGGACCATCGAGGAAGCCAGGAGCGGCCCGCCCTCGGAACCGCCGCCATGA